A region of the Nocardia asteroides genome:
CGCGGCGGGCATCGCTCCCACCGCCCGCGGCGAGACCCTCGATACGGCCGCCTTCGTCCGCTTGGCCGCTCAGGCATAGCCCTTCGCTTACGGCAGTGGCTCCACGCATGTTCATGTGCGGGGAGCCACGCGGGTGTGCGAAGACCGGGTCAGACGGCGACTTCGTAGCCGGCCTCGTCGACGGCGGCGACGATGTCGGCGGCGGCGATCGGCGCGGTGCTGTCGACGCGGACCGCGCCGCTGGCGAGGTCGACGTCGACGCTGGTCACGCCGTCGATCTTGCCGATCTCGGTCTTGACGGAGCTGACGCAGTGCCCGCAGGTCATCCCCGTGACGGTGTAAGTGGTGATGGGCATGTCCGACTCCTTCACATCCTGTTCAATACGGGCGGGGGGTATCTCCAATACGAAAGATACCCCCTAAGGGTATAGGGCGCAAGGCGGCTCACACGCCGTCGGCCAGCTCCAGCCAGCGCTCCTCGGCCGTTTCCTTCTCCGCGAGCACCTGCTTCAACTCCGCGCCCAGCGTAACCAGCTTGTCCGGATCGGTGGCCGCGTCGGCGAGCGCGGCGTGCAAACGCTGCTCGCGATCGGACAACTTGTCGATGGCGCGCTCCAGGCGGGTCAGCTCCTTACGGGCCGCGCGGTAGGTCGCGGAATCGGTGGCCGGAGCATCGGCGGGTTTGGCCTCCGGCGCGCCGGCGCGGGTCCGGTTTTCGGTGAGGGACGCGCGCCTGGTGAGATATTCCTCGATGCCGCCAGGCAGGTTCGTGAGTTTGCCGTCGCCGAACAGAGCCCACGTCGAGTCGCAGATCCGCTCGATGAGGTACCGGTCGTGGCTGATCACGACCAGTGTCCCCGCCCAGTTGTCGAGCAGGTCCTCCAGTTGCTGGAGGGTGTCGATGTCCAGGTCGTTGGTCGGCTCGTCGAGCAGCAGCACGTTCGGCTGGGACATGAGGATGCGGGTGAGCTGCAGGCGCCTGCGCTCGCCACCGGACAGGTCGCCGACCGGCGTGCGCTGGCGGGCGGGCGTGAAGCCGAGCCGCTCGGCCAGCTGCCCCGCCGAGATCTCCTTGTCGCCCAGCATGATCCGCTGCGCCACCTGCTGCACCGCCTCCAGTACGCGCAGGTCGGTCGGCAGATCGTCGAGCTCCTGGCGTAGCCAGCCGATCTGGACGGTCTGGCCTTGGACGCGCTTGCCCGAGGCCAGTATCGAGCCGTTCGCGCCGGTGTCTCCGGCCAGGGCGCGCAGCAGCGTCGTCTTGCCCGAACCATTGACGCCCACCAAGCCGACACGCTCGCCCGGCGCCAGCCGCCAGGTCAGGTCCCGCACGAGTTCGCGGCCGTCCGGCGTGGTGAGCGTGGCGTCCTCGAGTTCGACGACGACGCGGCCGAGGCGCTTGCGGGCGAAGGCGGCCAGCGAGACGCTGTCGCGCGGCGGGGGCACGTCGGCGATCAAGGCTTCCGCGGCTTCGACCCGGTAGCGCGGCTTGGAGGTGCGCGCCTGAGGGCCACGCCGCAGCCAGGCCAGCTCCTTGCGGGCAAGATTGCGCCGCCGGGCCTCCGACGCGTCCGCCTGGCGGGCGCGCTCGGCGCGCGCGAAGATCCAGTCGCCGTAGCCGCCCTCGTAGCTTTCGACCTTGCCGCCGACCACTTCCCAGGTATTGGTGGCGACGGTGTCGAGGAACCAGCGGTCGTGGGTCACCACGACCAGCGCGCTGCGGCGGCTCAGCAGATGCGCGGCCAGCCACTGCACGCCCTCCACGTCGAGGTGGTTGGTGGGCTCGTCCAGCACCAGCAGGTCGAGTTCACGCACCAGCGCGGCGGCGAGCGCGACCCGGCGGCGTTCACCGCCGGAGAGATTGTCCACCGACGAGTCCAAGCCGAGATCGGCGATGCCGATGCCCTCCATCACCGAGCGGATGCGCGAGTCGGCGGCCCATTCGTGTTCGGCGACCTCGTCGGTCATGGCGTCGTCGGCCAAGCCTGCCAGCACCACCGAACCGACCGTCGCGCCCGCGGGCAGCACGCCGCGCTGGGTCACCACGGCCATGCGCAGGCCGCCGAGCCTACTGACCCGGCCGCTGTCCGGTTCCTCGATGCCGGTGAGCACCTCGAGCAGGGTGGTCTTGCCGCCGCCGTTGAGGCCGACGACACCGATCCGCTCGCCCGCGTGCACGCCGAGCGAAACGTTGTCCAGCAGCGGCTTGATCCCGAAGCTCTTGTGGACCTGTTCGAGATTGATCAGGTTGGACATGGATCCTTCCGTGTCTTGCGGGGGCAACCCGATGATCGCCCCGGGCCAGCGTACCGACCGCGTCCGACCGCTCGTACTCCCGCCGAGCAGCGGGGACGCTTGCATGACGAACGGTGTTCGTTTAAGTTGATCTCCTGAACGAACATTGTTCGTTCAGGACACCGATCCGGCGCTCCCCAGAAGTACAGCCGCAGAGTGGGACGCCCGCCTCGCAGCGAGGTGTCGGCGGGCGGCACCGTTCCCATTCCGTTTGTTTTCTGGAGGATCCCATGCACGTCGGTCTCGGCCTGCCCATCTCCGACCCCGCCGCCCTGCTCGACTGGGCCCGGCGCGCGGACGCGGGGCCGTTCCGCACGCTCGGCCTACTGGACCGGCTGGTCTACGACAATCCCGAACCGCTGATCGCGCTGGCCTCGATCGCCGGTGCGACCACCCGAGTCAAGATCCAGACCGAAGTGCTGCTCGCGCCGCTGCGCGACCCGGTGCTGCTGGCGAAACAGGTCGCCACGCTGGACCGCATGTCCGGCGGACGTCTGGTGCTCGGCCTCGGCGTCGGCGGCCGCGCCGACGACCACATCGCCTCGGGTACCGACCTGCGTACCCGCGGCCGCCGCCTCGATGAGCAACTCGCGCTCATGCGGCGCCTGTGGTCCGGGCAGCCTTTCAGCGCCGAGTGCGGGCCGATCGGCCCCGCGCCGCTGCGGCCGGAAGGACCCGAGATCCTGTTCGGTGGTTTCCAGCCCGCCGCACTCGAACGCGTCGGCCGGTGCGGCGGAGGCTTCCTCGCCGCCGCACCGCCTTCCTGGGCCGGCAAGCTTTTCGACAGCGTGCGCCGCTCCTGGACGAACAACGGCCGGCCGGGTGCGCCGAGAATCGTCGCCCAGGTCAATGTGGCCCTCGGCCCCGACGAGGTGATCGAAGACGCCCGCGCGTCGATGGGCGCCTACTACGAGTTCAGCGACTACACCGAAGGCATGCTCGCCGGCATGCTCACCACGCCCGCGCAGATCCGCACGACCGTCGCCGAATTCGGCGATCTCGGCGCGGACGAGGTGATGTTCTATTGCTACGGACGCGATGCCGATCAGATCGACCGGCTCGCCGACGTGCTTTCCTGACCATCCGCTGTCCACGCCGCGCGCGTCCTCCCTGGGTCCGAGCGTTGCGCGGAAGGACGCCGCGGGCGCCGACGAACCGCGCGCGGGTTCTCCCAGCGAGCCGTCGTGCCCGTCCGGACGTGCGACGGTCAGTGCTTCCCGGACGGCTCGCCGCTGAGAATGCGCGCACCCGGCACGGGGCCGCTGGCCGTCCGCACGCTGCGGCAGACGCCCGCGCCCGCGAGTTCGGCGGCCACCGAGATCGCCGATTCCTCGCTCTCGCAGAGGAAGGCGCAGGTGGGCCCGGAGCCGGAGACCAGTCCGGCCAGCGCGCCGGCGGTGACCCCCGCGCGCAAGGTGCGGCGCAGTTCCGGCCGCAGCGACAGCGCCGCCGCCTGCAGATCGTTGCCGAGCAGGGGTGCGAGCTGGTGCGCGTCGCCGGAGGCCAAGGCCTGCATCAGCTGCTGCGGCTCGCCGAGCCGAGGCGGTCGCCCGTGCTCGCGCAGCCGGTCGAGTTCGGCGAAGACGGCCGGTGTGGACAGGCCGCCCTTGGCGAAGGCGAGCACCCAGTGAAAGGTGTTGCGCGACAGCACCGGCAGCAGGCGTTCGCCGCGGCCGGTGCCCAGCGCGGTGCCGCCGTGCAGGGCGAACGGGACGTCGCTGCCGAGTTCGGCCGCCACCGCGCCGAGTTCCTCCCTGGACAGTCCCAGGTCCCACAGCTCGTTCAGCCCGACCAGCGCGGCGGCGGCGTCGGCGCTGCCGCCCGCCATGCCTCCGGCCACCGGGATGCCTTTGGCGATGGCGATTTCGACCAGGGGAGCGCGGCCGCCGAGATGTGCGAGGCGGACGGCCGCCTTCCACACCAGATTCGTCCGGTCGGTCGGCACGTCCGCGGCGCCCTCTCCGGTGACCCGCACGGCCAGTGAAGCCGACGGAGCGATCTCCAGATCGTCGCTCAGCGACAGCGCTTGGAACACCGTGGTCAGGTCGTGGTAGCCGTCGGCCCGCAGGTCGCCCACTCCGAGATGGAGGTTCACCTTCGACGGCGCCCGCACGGTGACGGGACTCGGCACTACTGACAGCACGGTGCTCAAGCCTAATGGGAGTAGCCGGGCGATGCCGTCGGTGTGGCTCACGTCGGGGGAGCCGGCGAAGGCTGAGCGAACTCCGCGCGTTACAGCAGTCCGCCGCCGGTGGCATCGATCCACTGCCCGGTCACCCACCGCGCGTCGTCGGAGGCGAGGAACCCCACGACGTCGGCCACGTCCGCGGGCTGCCCCACGCGCTGGAGCGGGGACATCGCCGCCACCTCCGCCTGGGTTTCGGCATTGCGGAGCCAGTTCGCGTTCATGTCGGTGTCGATGATGCCCGGCGCCACCGCGTTCACGGTGATGCCGCGGGCGCCGACCTCTTTGGCGAGCACGGTGGTGAAACTATCGATCGCGGCTTTGGTCATGGTGTAGGCGATCAATTGCGGCATGTACGCCCCGTGGGTCAGGCCGGTGGAGATGTTGACGATCCGGCCGCCGGCGCGCAGCCGGTCCAGGCCCAGGCGAGTGATGAAGAAGGGCGCTTTGGCGTTGACCGCGAAGACGCGGTCGAAGGCCGCCTCGTCGGTTCCGGCGATCGGCTCCCGGATGCCGTCGATGCCCGCGTTGTTCACCAGGATGTCCAGCCCGTCGGCGTGCGCGTCGAAGGCTGCCCACAGAGCCTGCGCGTCACCGGGCACGCCCAGTTCGGCCCGAATAGCGAAGGCCGCGCCGCCCGCCGCCTCGATCGCGGACACCGTCTCCTTCGCGGCCTGCTCATCGTTGTTGTAGTGGACCGCCACCCGCGCGCCGTCGCTGCCCAGCCGTTCGGCTATCGCCCGGCCGATGCCCCGGCTGCTTCCGGTCACCAAGGCGGTCTTTCCAGTCAGTGCGCCCATCGCGCACCCCTTTCTCTAGCGGTCGCTACAGAAAAACACGGTAGCACATTGTCTAGTGATCGCTATAGAATGTCGATATGGGTACGACGACCCGGGGACGGCCGCGATCCTTCGATCGGGACGCGGCGCTGGAGAAAGCCATGCGGCTGTTCTGGGCGCGCGGGTACGAGGCCACCTCGATCGGCGACCTGACCGCGGCCATGGGCATCGGCGCACCGAGCCTGTATGCCGCGTTCGGCGACAAGAAGACGCTGTTCGAGGAGGCGGTCGCGAATTTCGGGGGGCGTTACGGCGGATTCGTCACGCGGGCGCTCGCCGAGGAGGGCAGCGCCCGGGCAGCGGTCGGGCGCATCCTGCGGGAGGCGGCGACGGAGTACACCAGGCCGGACTGCCCGCACGGCTGTCTGGTGATCAGCGCGGGCGTCAACACCACCAGCGCCGAGATCGCCGATCTCCTGCGCGACATGCGCAATCGGAACATCGACACCTTCGCCGCGCGGATCCAGGCCGACATCGACGCCGGCGTCCTGCCCGACCACCTGGACGCGCGGACTCTGGCCCGCTACGTCGGCACGGTGATGCAGGGCATGTCCCAGGCGGCGCGGGACGGCGCGAGCCGCGACGAGTTACGAGGGGTGGCCGAGCTGGCGCTGCGCGGCTGGGGAGCCTAGTGCCCCGAGGCGCGGCCGTCCTGCACCACCACGGGCAGGCAGGTACGCACGAAGTCAGCGCCGAAGTCGGTGAGCACCACGCTGCGATAGATCACCTTGGTGCCGAAACCGGACCGCTTCAGGATCTCTCGCACCGGCGACTGCGCCTCCAGCAGCTGGTACCGGTTCGGATTGCCGACCGGCTCGCGCGCGTGCTCGACCAGGCCGAGCCTGCGCAAGTTGGTCAGGTACTGCTGGATCCGATTGGGGAAGCGCAAACCGGCGTGCTCGCCGATCAGCGTGAGCATCGAGCCCAGGCGTTCGGAGCCGAGCGCGCGGGGACGGCCGGTGCGGATGTCGATCGAGGGCTGCGGACCGTCCAGACGCAGGAAGCGCAGAATGCGCGCCTCGTCCGGGGTCAGCTCGGCGAGCATGCCCGCGAAGGCCGGGTGGTTGTCGTCCTCGCCGTGCGGGCTGGCCGACAACCGCAACAGCGCGGCGCCCTGCTCGCGCAGCGTGGGCACGGCTTCCTGCCCGGGCGGTTCCGCGGCGGATGGGAGGCCGAGCGCTTTGCGCATCGCGTCGCGGACCTCGGCCTCGGCCTCGGCCAACACTTCTCGCGGCGGCGCTCCCTCGATGCTGCGCCGCACCACGGTCGAGGTGACGCCGACCGCGGTGCCGACGCTCCAGGAGGTCACCTCGGTGACGGCGCTCCAGGCGACCCGGGCGACGCCAGTCGCGGCACGCACGGTGGCCACGGGAACCGTTGCACGCCTCGGGGATCGGTCGGTGCGAGCGATGTCGGAAGCGGGCCGCCGAGCGATGTCGTGCGACGGCTCGGCGTTCGCTTCCGTCGCATCGCTGTGCTCGACGGCCTCGAGATCGCCGTCGTCCGGATCCGCTACAGCCATGATGTCGCCACTCCCGTTCCGAAGATCAGGATATGAGCGTATCCGGCGAACAGCCCCAGCACGCCGCCATGGACGAAAAGAAGCCACTCGTCTTGCTTGATGGCCGCGCGGAGCATGTCGACGAAATCCGGTGGCGACAGCATCGCCATCTGCCTGGCGATGTATTCGTTGATCTGCCTGCCCTGGCGGACGTTGAACTCCGGGTCGGCGAACGCGATCGGCGCGATGGCCATGGCTTCGCTGGTGAAGGTCGACTGCAAGGAGTCGTATTCGCGGCTGCCCAGCATGAACTTGACCGCGGGGCGCGCGGGGCCGAGCGCGCGGTCGGCGGCCGGTCGCAGCGTGTCCTCGAGCATCTGCATGGTGCGGTCCGAGCGCGGGCCGTTGAGCAACTCGTCGCCGATATTCGCCACGGTGATCACCTGGCTGGAAACCAATTCCGCGTATCCGTCGGTGATTTCGGACTTGCGTTTGATCAGCAGGCCCTGCCGCCACGGCGCCCACCACTTCGGATAAGCGGGCGCGAAGATCATATTGATGCCGATCCAGTTGACCACCCATCCGATGATCACGCCGCCGATCGGCAGTACCACCAGGCTGGACCAGCCGGTCAGATGCAGGGCGGCGACCAGCAGCGCGCCCATCGGCGCGCCGAAGTAGAAACCGAAGTTCTGCATGAATCGCAGTTCTTTTGCCCCGAGCACCTGGAACAGGGTGTTGAGCAGATGCGGCCGAGCCTGGAAGTAGCGGATCACCATCTGCTTCACATCGAGCAGCTGATCGATATTCGCGCCCAATTCCTCGGTCAGCTCGCGCAGGATCTCCGGCAACTGCTGGCGCACCCTGGCGTGCACCATGTCGCGCACCTGGGCGGGCAGGTTGTACCAGAGCTGGGGATGCTCCCGGCGCAGGATGTCCTCGACGATGTCCTTGATCTGCGCGTCGGCGATGCTGGCCAGATGCTCGGCCAGTTTGTCCGGCTCGAGTTCCCGGTAGAAGTCCGAGACGCTGCCGAGTTTGGCCAGACCCTTGTCGACCGCGATGCTGGCCATCTTGTCCGCGCGCGACGGGACGATGCCCTGCCAGCCGAACCGGCCGTCGTAGCTGAGCAGTGGAAGAACTTGAATTCGTTTGGGAAGGAACGGATACAGTGCGCGCAGGCCGGGAACTCGGACACCGTGGAAGGCGACCGGCTTGAACAGCATGAGCACGCCGGTCCAGTTGGTGATGTAGCCGATGACCCCGGTGAAAAGGGGTATGGTCACGAGCTCGAGGAGGATCGTCGGGTGGATTCCGAATACGCTCTCTAACACGACACCCTCCTGCCGATACACCGGTGATCGCCGCCTCACCGGCACCCAAAACTAGCACCCCCTCGACGAAGAAACGCTATTGCGCGCCGCGTGCCGGTCGCACTGTCCGAGTCAGGTGGTGCGAATGACCGGCGACACAAGGGGAAGTAATCTGTGGGACGGATTCGTTCACCCGGCGACATCGGAGAAAACGTGGCAGACGACAGAACCGGACAGGACGTGGCCCGTGCCGCTTCCCGCGCCGTCGAGCGCAGTTCGGATGTCGAACAGCGGCAGATCAGCAATGAGGCACGGCTGATCCGCGGCGTGTTCCGCGCGGCCGGACTGGCCGCGGGCACCGTGGCGCGTGGAAGCCAGTGGGCGGTCGGCACGACCTACGAGGTCACCAAGGAGATCACCCAGGCGGCGCTGGACGGGGAATCCTCGGCCGAGATCGCCGAGCGGACCGGAAAGGCGTTGCGTTCCATCGCCCGCAGCGCGCTGGGCGTCACCGAGGGCTCGGTCCGGGAAATCGTCAGCTACGTCCCGACCTCCAACGGTCCCGCCTCGCAGCAGGCGCTGGCCGTCGGCTCCTACTTCCGGTCGGCGAGCACCGAGGAACTGCGCCGCCGCGGTGACGCGCTGCTGGCCAGGTCGGCCGACGTCTACTTCACCGAGGACGTGCACCCGGCCTACGACCGCATCCTCGACCAGCTCGCTCCCGACGAGGCGCGCATCCTGCGCTTCATGGCGCTCAACGGCCCGCAGCCGTCGGTCGACGTGCGCACCAACCGTCCGCTCGGGATCGGCTCGGAACTGGTGCAAGGGGATCTCACCTCGGTCCCGGAGCAGGCGGGCGTGCGCTACCCGGACCGCGCGCGGTCCTACCTGATCAACCTCAACCGCCTCGGCCTGACGCTGACCTCGGACGATCCGGTGGTGCTGAGCCGGTACATGGTGCTCGAGGTGCAGCCGGTGGTGGAGGCGGCGCTGAAGAAGGCGGGCCGGGCGCCGAAGATCGTCCGCAAGAGTCTCCGGCTCACCGAGTTCGGCGAGGACTTCTGCCGCACCTGCTTCACCATCGGAAGCTGACATCCCGAGTTGATCTTCGCCGGAATGTTTCCCCTTACCGTGATAGCAATCTGATACAAGTCTCCCAATCCGGCACTCGGGATGGGATTGTTGAGGGTATGGATCAGCGAATCGGCGGGCAGGGGCGCGGCGACCCGGGTTTGGGCATCGCTGGGCAAGCGCGGAACGACCGGGGCACTGGCTCCGGTGGACAGCAGCGCGACGACCCGGGTTTGCACCCGGGCCGGCAGGAGCGCGGCGGGGTGGGAATCGATCCCGGTGGACCGGAGCCGGGCGAACAGGACATCGACCCGGGCGGGACGGGCCAGGGGCGCGGCCGGCGGGCGACGAGCACCGGTGAGCGCGATCCCGGCGACAGCGCCGATGGGCGGCTGCGCTTCGACGCGGGCCCGATCGACTTCGGACAGGTGCGCGACGATCCGCGGTCGGGTCGCGGCCGTGGCAACGAGGAGCGGGAGGTGGACGACGTATCGGCGATCTCCCGGCTGAAGTACCGGTACCTACGCACACTCGACACCAAGTCGTGGGACGATTTCGCGGACACCATGATTCCGGAGGCGACCGCGACCTACAGCGAATATCTCCAGTTCGAATCGCGTGAGGCGTTCATCGCGTTCATGCGCAACACGCTCGGGCCGCACGTGATCACCGAGCATCGCTGCGACCACCCCGAGATCGACGTCGAGGGCGACACCGCCAACGGTACGTGGTACCTCGCCGACACGGTCCTCATACCGGGCCATAACATGCTGCTGCGCGGCGCGGCCTTCTACACCGACCGTTACGTCCGCTGCGACGACGGACGCTGGCGGATCTCGCACACCGGTTACGAACGCACCTATGAAGTGGTGCTGTCCCTCAGCGACCTGCCCAGCCTGCGCCTGACCTCCAGCCGCTGGGGCCTGATCGCGAAAGAGGACGGCATCTCCTCGGTCGAACGCGACCCCGGCGTGCCGCCGCTGCGGCCGGAGTCCGAGGCAGGCTGACTCAGTCGGCGGTGGCGACCAGGGGCTCCAAGGTGAGCGCCGGGTGCTCCTTCTCGATGTATTGCAGCCGCCACTTGTCGCTGAACAGCGCGAGCAGCGCGCCGTCTGAGCGGGTGAACACCTCCACCCCGCGCTGCCGCCCGAGTGCGTCCGCCGACGCGGCGTCGGTGCGCCGGGCCAGCGTGTAACCGAGGTGCTCCATCGTGGTCTCCACGTTGAACTCCGTGAGCATGCGCGCGGTCACCACTTCGAACTGCATCGGGCCGACGGCCGCCAGGACGGGGGAGGCGTCGCCGCGGATGTCGTTGCGCAGCACCTGCACGACGCCCTCGGAGTCGAGCTGGTCGACGGCCTTGCGGAACTGTTTGTACTTGCCCGCGGAACGCGCCCGCAGCACGGCGAAGTGCTCCGGCGCGAACGACGGGATCGGCGGGAACTCCACCTTCTTGTCCACGAACAGCGTGTGGCCCGGAGCCAGCGCCGTCGCGTTGACCAAGCCGACGACATCACCCGGGTAGGCGGTGTCGACGGTGGCGCGCTCGCGGCCGAATACGGTCAGCGCGTACTTCGTGGCGAACGGCCGGCCGGTCTGCGCGTGGGTGACCACCATGCCGCGTTCGAACTCGCCGGACACGATCCGCATGAAGGCGAGCCGGTCCCGGTGGGCGGCGTCCATTCCCGCCTGCACCTTGAACACCACCGCGCTGAACGGGTCACCGGGCTGCCGCGGATTGCCGTCGACGTCTGGCCGCGCGCCCGGGGCCGGTGCGAGCGCGACCAAGGTTTCCAGCAGCTGCCGCACGCCGAAGTTCAGCATCGCGGAGGCGTAGATGACCGGCGAGGTCTGCCCGGCGAGGAACAATTCCTGGTCGTGATCCTGTCCGGTGGCCGAGAGCAGCTCGCTCTCTTCCGCGGCGGTCGTCCACGGCTCGCCTTCGCGCGCTTCGGCGGCCTCGGGCGTGAGCGACTCCTCCGGCGCGATGGTCGCGCCGCCCGCGGTCCGGGTGAAGTGGATGTATTCGAGCGGGACGCCGTCCGGGCCGCGGCGCAGGAGGCCGCGGAAATCTCCCGCGATGCCGACCGGGAGGAACAGCGGGGTGGGGGTGAGGCCGATCCGCTCATCGATCTCGTCGAGCAGTTCCAGCGGAGCCCGCCCCGGCCGGTCCCACTTGTTGATCACGGTGATCACCGGGATGCCACGGTGGCGGCACACCTGGAACAGCTTCAGCGTCTGCGGCTCCAAGCCCTTGGCCGCGTCGATCAGCATCACCGCGGCGTCGACGGCGGTGAGCACCCGATAGGTGTCCTCGGAGAAGTCGGAGTGGCCGGGGGTGTCGACCAGGTTGATCACGTTGTCGACGTCGGAGCCCTCGACGCGGTAGTTGAACTGCAGCGCGGTCGAGCTGACCGAGATGCCGCGCGCCTTCTCCATCTCCATCCAGTCCGAGACGGTGGACTTGCGCCCGGCCTTGCCGTGGATCGCGCCCGCCTCGGAGATCATCCTGGCGTGCAGGGCGAGCGCCTCGGTGAGCGTGGACTTGCCGGCGTCGGGGTGGGAGATCACCGCGAACGTCCGCCGACGGGCGACCTCGGCGGGTAACCCGCGCGGTGCGGGCGCGACAACACCCTCGGGGGAGGCGCTCAACGCAGACAACCTTTCGCAGACGACCGATCGGCAACCACGCCAGCGTACGCGACGCGCCCGAGCGCGAGCCGAACCGCGGGTGACCACCCGATTCAAAGAGCGCCCCTGCGCTGGGGTATGGTGTTCGGGTTGTCTCGGCGAGGGTGACCGCAGACCAGATTTGCGACACCGTGATCGACGCGGCTCGGCTTCCGGCCGTCCTCGTTCGGTCTTCGCCCCGACGAATAGACCACCCCGTCAGGTGTGCGGAACACCTCACGTGTAATTGACCAGCCCGGAAGAGCCGTAGGAGTAGATCCAGTCATGTCCGACGTCAACCTTCTCGAAGCATCCGTACGTACCGAGTTCGGCAAGGGCGCCGCCCGCCGCACCCGTCGTGCGGGCAACGTCCCGGCCGTGCTGTACGGCCACCAGTCCGACCCGCAGCACCTGTCGGTCAACGCCCAGGCCTTCGCCGCCATCCTGCGTGAGCACGGCACCAACGCGGTGCTGAACCTCGTCATCGACGGCCAGAAGCAGCTCGCGCTGACCAAGTCCGTCGTGGTGCACCCGATCCGTCGCTACATCGAGCACGCCGACCTGCTGATCATCAAGCGCGGCGAGAAGGTCACCGCCGACGTGAACATCGCCATCACCGGCGAAGCCGCTCCCGGCACCCTGGTCACCCAGGAAACCACCACCGTCTCCATCGAGGCCGACGCGATGAAGCTGCCCGAGTCCATCGAGGTCTCCGTCGACGGCGTCGAGGCCGGCAC
Encoded here:
- a CDS encoding copper ion binding protein → MPITTYTVTGMTCGHCVSSVKTEIGKIDGVTSVDVDLASGAVRVDSTAPIAAADIVAAVDEAGYEVAV
- a CDS encoding ABC-F family ATP-binding cassette domain-containing protein; this encodes MSNLINLEQVHKSFGIKPLLDNVSLGVHAGERIGVVGLNGGGKTTLLEVLTGIEEPDSGRVSRLGGLRMAVVTQRGVLPAGATVGSVVLAGLADDAMTDEVAEHEWAADSRIRSVMEGIGIADLGLDSSVDNLSGGERRRVALAAALVRELDLLVLDEPTNHLDVEGVQWLAAHLLSRRSALVVVTHDRWFLDTVATNTWEVVGGKVESYEGGYGDWIFARAERARQADASEARRRNLARKELAWLRRGPQARTSKPRYRVEAAEALIADVPPPRDSVSLAAFARKRLGRVVVELEDATLTTPDGRELVRDLTWRLAPGERVGLVGVNGSGKTTLLRALAGDTGANGSILASGKRVQGQTVQIGWLRQELDDLPTDLRVLEAVQQVAQRIMLGDKEISAGQLAERLGFTPARQRTPVGDLSGGERRRLQLTRILMSQPNVLLLDEPTNDLDIDTLQQLEDLLDNWAGTLVVISHDRYLIERICDSTWALFGDGKLTNLPGGIEEYLTRRASLTENRTRAGAPEAKPADAPATDSATYRAARKELTRLERAIDKLSDREQRLHAALADAATDPDKLVTLGAELKQVLAEKETAEERWLELADGV
- a CDS encoding LLM class flavin-dependent oxidoreductase, which gives rise to MHVGLGLPISDPAALLDWARRADAGPFRTLGLLDRLVYDNPEPLIALASIAGATTRVKIQTEVLLAPLRDPVLLAKQVATLDRMSGGRLVLGLGVGGRADDHIASGTDLRTRGRRLDEQLALMRRLWSGQPFSAECGPIGPAPLRPEGPEILFGGFQPAALERVGRCGGGFLAAAPPSWAGKLFDSVRRSWTNNGRPGAPRIVAQVNVALGPDEVIEDARASMGAYYEFSDYTEGMLAGMLTTPAQIRTTVAEFGDLGADEVMFYCYGRDADQIDRLADVLS
- a CDS encoding 4-(cytidine 5'-diphospho)-2-C-methyl-D-erythritol kinase — encoded protein: MLSVVPSPVTVRAPSKVNLHLGVGDLRADGYHDLTTVFQALSLSDDLEIAPSASLAVRVTGEGAADVPTDRTNLVWKAAVRLAHLGGRAPLVEIAIAKGIPVAGGMAGGSADAAAALVGLNELWDLGLSREELGAVAAELGSDVPFALHGGTALGTGRGERLLPVLSRNTFHWVLAFAKGGLSTPAVFAELDRLREHGRPPRLGEPQQLMQALASGDAHQLAPLLGNDLQAAALSLRPELRRTLRAGVTAGALAGLVSGSGPTCAFLCESEESAISVAAELAGAGVCRSVRTASGPVPGARILSGEPSGKH
- a CDS encoding SDR family oxidoreductase — encoded protein: MGALTGKTALVTGSSRGIGRAIAERLGSDGARVAVHYNNDEQAAKETVSAIEAAGGAAFAIRAELGVPGDAQALWAAFDAHADGLDILVNNAGIDGIREPIAGTDEAAFDRVFAVNAKAPFFITRLGLDRLRAGGRIVNISTGLTHGAYMPQLIAYTMTKAAIDSFTTVLAKEVGARGITVNAVAPGIIDTDMNANWLRNAETQAEVAAMSPLQRVGQPADVADVVGFLASDDARWVTGQWIDATGGGLL
- a CDS encoding TetR/AcrR family transcriptional regulator — its product is MGTTTRGRPRSFDRDAALEKAMRLFWARGYEATSIGDLTAAMGIGAPSLYAAFGDKKTLFEEAVANFGGRYGGFVTRALAEEGSARAAVGRILREAATEYTRPDCPHGCLVISAGVNTTSAEIADLLRDMRNRNIDTFAARIQADIDAGVLPDHLDARTLARYVGTVMQGMSQAARDGASRDELRGVAELALRGWGA
- a CDS encoding DUF4393 domain-containing protein, which translates into the protein MAVADPDDGDLEAVEHSDATEANAEPSHDIARRPASDIARTDRSPRRATVPVATVRAATGVARVAWSAVTEVTSWSVGTAVGVTSTVVRRSIEGAPPREVLAEAEAEVRDAMRKALGLPSAAEPPGQEAVPTLREQGAALLRLSASPHGEDDNHPAFAGMLAELTPDEARILRFLRLDGPQPSIDIRTGRPRALGSERLGSMLTLIGEHAGLRFPNRIQQYLTNLRRLGLVEHAREPVGNPNRYQLLEAQSPVREILKRSGFGTKVIYRSVVLTDFGADFVRTCLPVVVQDGRASGH
- a CDS encoding DUF4393 domain-containing protein, which produces MRRRGDALLARSADVYFTEDVHPAYDRILDQLAPDEARILRFMALNGPQPSVDVRTNRPLGIGSELVQGDLTSVPEQAGVRYPDRARSYLINLNRLGLTLTSDDPVVLSRYMVLEVQPVVEAALKKAGRAPKIVRKSLRLTEFGEDFCRTCFTIGS
- a CDS encoding nuclear transport factor 2 family protein, producing MDDVSAISRLKYRYLRTLDTKSWDDFADTMIPEATATYSEYLQFESREAFIAFMRNTLGPHVITEHRCDHPEIDVEGDTANGTWYLADTVLIPGHNMLLRGAAFYTDRYVRCDDGRWRISHTGYERTYEVVLSLSDLPSLRLTSSRWGLIAKEDGISSVERDPGVPPLRPESEAG